A single region of the Brachypodium distachyon strain Bd21 chromosome 3, Brachypodium_distachyon_v3.0, whole genome shotgun sequence genome encodes:
- the LOC100838313 gene encoding proline dehydrogenase 2, mitochondrial, producing the protein MAIASRVTKRALSTFAAAAKLPEAAVSAASIAAEPVHPAPPSAQQQVLEFEDTGRLFVGEPSAALVRTLAALQLMSAGPLVDVSLAALRSPAVAASPLVQAAARATAYKHFCAGETAEEAAARVQRLWHGGMGGILDYGIEDAEDGAACDRNTAGFLAAVDVAAALPPGSASVCIKITALCPIALLEKTSDLLRWQHKHPSTTKLPWKAHSFPILADSSPLYLTPSEPAPLTPEEERELQLAHERLLVVGERCAEHGIALLVDAEYATVQPAIDYFTFAGALAFNSSGCGGGVGGRPIVHGTVQAYLRDARDRLEAMAGAAERERVRLGVKVVRGAYLTRETRLASAMGVPSPIHGTIQDTHDCYNGCAAFLLDRVRRGTASLMLATHNVESGQLAAARAQELGIGKGDGNLQFAQLMGMADGLSLGLRNAGFQVSKYLPYGPVEHIIPYLIRRAEENRGLLSASSFDRHLLRKELVRRFKNAVMGRE; encoded by the exons ATGGCCATCGCCTCCCGCGTCACGAAGCGCGCGCTCTccaccttcgccgccgccgccaagctccCGGAGGCGGCCGTCTCGGCGgcctccatcgccgccgagCCGGTGcatcccgcgccgccgtccgcgcaGCAGCAGGTGCTGGAGTTCGAGGACACCGGGAGGCTCTTCGTGGGCGAGCCGTCGGCCGCGCTGGTGCGCACGCTCGCGGCGCTGCAGCTCATGTCTGCGGGCCCGCTGGTGGACGTGTCCCTGGCGGCTCTCCGGTCCCCGGCCGTGGCCGCGAGCCCGCTGGTCCAggcggccgcccgcgccacgGCGTACAAGCACTTCTGCGCCGGCGAGACCgccgaggaggccgcggcgaGGGTGCAGCGCCTGTGGCATGGGGGCATGGGCGGGATCCTTGATTACGGCATCGAGGACGCTGAGGACGGCGCCGCCTGCGACCGCAACACCGCcggcttcctcgccgccgtcgacgtggccgccgcgctcccgCCGGGCTCG GCGAGTGTGTGTATCAAGATCACGGCGCTGTGCCCGATCGCGCTGCTGGAGAAGACGAGCGACCTGCTCCGGTGGCAGCACAAGCACCCGTCGACGACGAAGCTGCCATGGAAGGCGCACTCGTTCCCGATCCTGGCCGACTCGAGCCCGCTGTACCTGACCCCGTcggagccggcgccgctgacgccggaggaggagcgcgagcTGCAGCTGGCCCACGAGCGGCTGCTGGTCGTGGGCGAGCGGTGCGCCGAGCACGGCATCGCGCTGCTGGTGGACGCCGAGTACGCCACGGTGCAGCCGGCCATCGACTACTTCACCTTCgccggcgccctcgccttcaATAGctccggctgcggcggcggcgtggggggCCGGCCCATCGTGCACGGCACCGTCCAGGCGTACCTCCGCGACGCGCGGGACCGGCTGGAGGCCATGGCGGGCGCCGCCGAGCGGGAGCGCGTCCGGCTCGGCGTCAAGGTCGTCCGGGGCGCGTACCTGACGCGGGAGACCCGGCTGGCGTCCGCCATGGGCGTGCCCTCGCCCATCCACGGCACCATCCAGGACACCCACGACTGCTACAACGGGTGCGCGGCGTTCCTCCTGGACCGCGTCCGGCGCGGGACGGCGTCGCTGATGCTCGCCACCCACAACGTGGAGTCCGGCCagctggcggcggccagggcgcAGGAGCTCGGGATCGGGAAAGGGGACGGCAACCTGCAGTTCGCGCAGCTCATGGGCATGGCGGACGGGCTCAGCCTCGGGCTCCGCAACGCCGGGTTCCAGGTCAGCAAGTACCTCCCCTACGGCCCCGTCGAGCACATCATCCCTTACCTCATCAGGCGAGCAGAGGAGAACAGGGGATTGCTCTCTGCTTCCTCCTTCGACAGGCACCTGCTCCG GAAGGAGCTGGTGAGGAGGTTCAAGAACGCCGTGATGGGACGTGAGTGA